A genomic stretch from Bacillota bacterium includes:
- a CDS encoding redox-sensing transcriptional repressor Rex: MAQSRIPEVTVHRLPIYLRAVEAMRRQGVQTVSSQEIARVTGFSSEQIRKDLAYFGAFGVRGVGYETEHLAWAIASILGLTEPVPVALVGVGHLGSALVRHNATQPTPMRIRLLFDADPQKVGQEVGGLPIRPVRTLPDALRKEGVDVAIVAVPPESAQAVTDLLVTGGVRAILNFAAVTVRVPPQVYVQNVDLNLALETLAYYRHHAAVPGGPALLATQEMDGGK; encoded by the coding sequence ATGGCACAGAGCCGGATCCCGGAAGTGACGGTGCACCGGCTTCCCATCTACTTGCGAGCGGTGGAGGCCATGCGCAGGCAGGGCGTCCAGACCGTCTCCTCCCAGGAGATCGCCCGCGTCACAGGCTTCTCCTCGGAACAGATCCGGAAGGACCTGGCCTATTTCGGCGCCTTCGGGGTGCGCGGCGTCGGCTACGAGACCGAGCACCTGGCCTGGGCCATCGCCAGCATCCTCGGCCTGACCGAGCCGGTGCCGGTCGCCCTGGTGGGCGTCGGTCACCTGGGTTCCGCGCTGGTCCGGCACAACGCCACCCAACCCACCCCCATGCGCATCCGCCTGCTCTTCGACGCCGACCCGCAGAAGGTCGGCCAGGAGGTGGGCGGCCTGCCCATCCGGCCGGTTCGCACCCTTCCGGACGCCCTGCGCAAGGAAGGGGTCGACGTGGCCATCGTGGCGGTCCCCCCTGAATCCGCCCAGGCGGTGACCGATCTCCTGGTCACAGGGGGTGTGCGGGCCATCCTCAACTTCGCCGCCGTGACGGTCCGCGTGCCGCCCCAGGTCTATGTCCAGAACGTCGACCTCAACCTGGCCCTGGAGACCCTGGCCTACTACCGGCACCACGCGGCGGTCCCGGGCGGGCCGGCGCTGCTGGCGACGCAGGAGATGGACGGAGGGAAGTGA